In a genomic window of Holophagaceae bacterium:
- a CDS encoding adenosylcobalamin-dependent ribonucleoside-diphosphate reductase, which translates to MKIARHFTREGQEPLAGITFVPRVSKITKLDGTVVFEAKDVMVPDTWSQVAVDILAQKYFRRKGINAANGGETDARQVFHRLAGCWQHWGETHGYFNTPKDAQAFYDELTYMLAKQMCAPNSPQWFNTGLHYAYGISGPAQGHSYVDPETGELKKSTSAYERPQPHACFIQSVSDDLVNEGGIMDLWTREARIFKYGSGTGSNFSKLRGAEEPLSGGGRSSGLMSFLAVGDKAAGAIKSGGTTRRAAKMVTLDLDHPDIEAFIDWKVTEERKVAMLAVGSQLVKRHWNLICEAVEGSTSKDPDPKTNEALRHALARAKKEGVPAAFLAQCLGRLAECDFDRDIKGYDTSWDGDAYATVGGMNSNNSVRVPDSFMRALESDGYFELKNRTNGKVAKKLPARDLWKKINTAAWSCADPGLQFDTTINDWHTCPEDGRINASNPCSEYMFLDDTACNLASLNLCTFLTDDGGFDLVGYRHGIRLWTMVLEISVLMAQFPSEAIAKLSYDFRTLGLGYANLGAMLMRMGIPYDSVEGTQWCAALTAILTGDAYAASAEMAGELGPFPGFERNKEHMLRVIRNHRRAAYNAPAAEYEALSVIPQGLVGTGIPKSLLEASRESWDVALMLGQSFGFRNAQVTVLAPTGTIGLLMDCDTTGVEPDFALVKFKKLAGGGYFKLVNSAIPEALMRQGYAPQQITDIERYVVGWLEITDETPGISRRDLLAKGWTSEEINAIEEKLPTAFDPSFVLPLDRLAREFGEAACNVFVQALTGAMTVEGAPHLKDEHLPIFDCANRCGRTGKRYIQPMGHLRMMGASQPFLSGAISKTINLPGESTVREVGEIYAASWHLMLKAVALYRDGSKMSQAMATSLDLLDGLEAAEELADEAKAPAAKIEAMAAAQTHALGQQVVRTYRRRLPNRRGGYTQSATVGGTKMYLRTGEYEDGQLGEIFLDIHKEGAAFRAVLNCFAIAVSMGLQHGVPLEEFCDAFLFTRFEPNGLVQGSDTVKFSTSIIDFVFRELAISYLGRYELAQVEPDQLMNLTAKPETHAPGMGIPGRSTEVTPSLFPPETSSGTAPASGSAPAPAPAPTPAPVMAMAAQHTATTSMPHQSAAAIAARIAREKGYTGDPCPECGHLTLVRNGACMKCQTCGATTGCS; encoded by the coding sequence ATGAAGATTGCGCGCCATTTTACCCGTGAAGGCCAGGAGCCTCTCGCGGGCATCACCTTCGTGCCGCGGGTCAGCAAGATCACCAAGCTGGACGGAACCGTGGTCTTCGAAGCCAAGGACGTGATGGTTCCCGACACCTGGTCCCAGGTGGCCGTGGACATCCTGGCCCAGAAGTATTTCCGCCGCAAAGGCATCAACGCGGCCAATGGCGGCGAGACCGACGCCCGGCAGGTCTTCCACCGCCTGGCGGGCTGCTGGCAGCACTGGGGCGAGACCCACGGCTACTTCAACACCCCCAAGGACGCCCAGGCCTTCTACGACGAGCTGACCTACATGCTCGCCAAGCAGATGTGCGCGCCCAATTCGCCGCAGTGGTTCAACACCGGCCTGCACTACGCCTACGGCATCTCCGGCCCGGCCCAGGGCCACAGCTACGTGGACCCGGAAACCGGCGAACTGAAGAAATCCACGTCCGCCTACGAGCGGCCCCAGCCCCACGCCTGCTTCATCCAGAGCGTCTCCGACGACCTGGTGAACGAAGGCGGCATCATGGACCTGTGGACCCGCGAGGCCCGCATCTTCAAGTACGGCTCCGGCACCGGCAGCAACTTCTCCAAGTTGCGCGGCGCCGAAGAGCCCTTGAGCGGCGGCGGGCGCAGCTCCGGGCTGATGAGCTTCCTGGCGGTGGGCGACAAGGCCGCGGGCGCCATCAAGAGCGGCGGCACCACCCGCCGGGCCGCCAAAATGGTGACGCTGGACCTGGACCACCCGGACATCGAAGCCTTCATCGACTGGAAAGTGACGGAGGAGCGCAAGGTCGCCATGCTGGCGGTGGGCAGCCAATTGGTGAAGCGCCACTGGAACCTCATCTGCGAAGCCGTGGAGGGCTCCACCTCCAAGGATCCGGATCCCAAGACCAACGAGGCCCTGCGCCACGCCCTGGCCCGCGCCAAGAAGGAGGGCGTTCCCGCGGCCTTCCTGGCCCAGTGCCTGGGCCGCCTCGCCGAATGCGATTTCGACCGCGACATCAAGGGCTACGACACCTCCTGGGACGGCGATGCCTACGCCACCGTGGGCGGCATGAATTCCAACAATTCCGTGCGTGTCCCCGACTCTTTCATGCGGGCGCTGGAGAGTGACGGTTATTTTGAACTTAAGAACCGCACCAATGGAAAAGTAGCCAAGAAGCTGCCGGCGCGGGACCTCTGGAAGAAGATCAACACCGCCGCCTGGTCCTGCGCCGATCCCGGCCTGCAGTTCGACACCACCATCAACGACTGGCACACCTGCCCCGAGGACGGCCGCATCAATGCGTCGAACCCGTGCTCCGAGTACATGTTCCTGGACGATACCGCCTGCAACCTGGCTAGCCTGAACCTCTGCACCTTCCTGACCGACGACGGCGGCTTCGATCTGGTGGGCTACCGCCACGGCATCCGGCTCTGGACCATGGTGCTGGAGATCAGCGTGCTCATGGCCCAGTTCCCTTCGGAGGCCATCGCCAAGCTAAGCTACGATTTCCGCACGTTAGGCCTGGGCTATGCGAACCTGGGCGCCATGCTCATGCGCATGGGCATCCCCTACGACAGCGTGGAAGGCACTCAGTGGTGCGCCGCGCTCACGGCCATCCTCACCGGCGACGCCTACGCGGCCTCCGCCGAGATGGCCGGCGAGCTGGGCCCCTTCCCGGGCTTTGAACGGAACAAGGAGCACATGCTGCGGGTCATCCGCAATCACCGTCGCGCGGCCTACAACGCCCCAGCCGCCGAATACGAAGCCCTGAGCGTCATCCCCCAGGGCCTGGTGGGCACGGGCATCCCGAAATCCCTGCTGGAGGCCTCCCGGGAAAGCTGGGACGTGGCGCTCATGCTGGGGCAGTCCTTCGGCTTCCGCAACGCCCAGGTGACGGTGCTGGCGCCCACGGGCACCATCGGCCTGCTCATGGATTGCGACACCACCGGCGTGGAGCCGGACTTCGCCCTGGTGAAGTTCAAGAAGCTCGCCGGCGGCGGCTACTTCAAGCTGGTGAACAGCGCCATCCCCGAAGCCCTGATGCGCCAGGGCTACGCGCCCCAGCAAATCACGGATATCGAACGCTACGTGGTGGGCTGGCTCGAAATCACCGACGAGACGCCGGGCATCAGCCGCAGGGACCTGCTGGCCAAGGGCTGGACCAGTGAAGAGATCAACGCCATCGAGGAGAAGCTCCCCACGGCCTTCGATCCCAGCTTCGTGCTGCCCCTGGACCGCCTGGCCCGGGAGTTCGGCGAAGCCGCCTGCAATGTCTTCGTGCAGGCCCTCACGGGCGCCATGACCGTGGAAGGCGCGCCGCACCTGAAAGACGAGCACCTGCCGATCTTCGATTGCGCCAACCGCTGCGGCCGCACCGGCAAGCGGTACATCCAGCCCATGGGCCACCTGCGCATGATGGGCGCCTCGCAGCCCTTCCTGAGCGGCGCCATCAGCAAGACCATCAACCTGCCCGGCGAAAGCACCGTTCGTGAAGTGGGCGAGATCTACGCGGCGTCCTGGCACCTGATGCTGAAGGCCGTGGCGCTCTACCGCGACGGCTCCAAGATGAGCCAGGCCATGGCCACCAGCCTGGACCTGCTGGACGGCCTGGAAGCCGCCGAGGAACTGGCGGACGAGGCCAAGGCCCCCGCCGCCAAGATCGAAGCCATGGCCGCGGCGCAGACGCACGCGCTGGGCCAGCAGGTGGTGCGCACCTACCGCCGCCGCCTGCCCAACCGTCGCGGCGGCTACACCCAAAGCGCCACCGTGGGCGGCACCAAGATGTACCTGCGCACCGGCGAGTACGAGGACGGCCAGCTCGGCGAGATCTTCCTGGACATCCACAAGGAGGGCGCGGCCTTCCGCGCGGTGCTCAACTGCTTCGCCATCGCGGTGTCCATGGGCCTGCAGCACGGCGTGCCGCTGGAGGAATTCTGCGATGCGTTCCTGTTCACGCGCTTCGAGCCCAACGGCCTGGTGCAGGGCAGCGACACGGTGAAGTTCAGCACGTCCATCATCGATTTCGTGTTCCGCGAACTGGCCATCTCCTACCTGGGCCGCTACGAGCTGGCGCAGGTGGAGCCCGACCAGCTCATGAACCTCACCGCCAAGCCCGAGACCCACGCCCCCGGCATGGGCATCCCCGGCCGCAGCACCGAAGTGACGCCGAGCCTGTTCCCCCCGGAAACCTCCTCGGGAACGGCTCCGGCATCAGGCTCCGCGCCAGCACCGGCCCCAGCGCCGACGCCAGCACCAGTGATGGCCATGGCCGCCCAGCACACCGCCACCACCTCCATGCCCCACCAGTCCGCCGCCGCCATCGCCGCCCGCATCGCCCGCGAAAAAGGCTACACCGGCGATCCCTGCCCCGAATGCGGACACCTCACCCTGGTCAGGAACGGCGCCTGCATGAAGTGCCAGACGTGCGGGGCGACGACAGGGTGCAGCTAA
- a CDS encoding TIGR02757 family protein has protein sequence MKASLEALRRRYETEPALALDPIAVPLRFPDPMDRELTAFVAAHLAYGKVAPMLRAIEGLLKPLGERPAEFLRSQAEPALRAELEAALQGWVWRFHTGSDLVQWLLAWKRLDQASGAGLEAHLLPAPAETADGALSRLVQRLRVELPPTYGLRFNLPDPLEGASCKRWRMFLRWMVREGWPDFGLWKRYPKDQLVIPVDTHVARIARYVGLTQRNTVDGRMAAEITAALKKRDRQDPLKYDFAISHLGILGDCPGVRALPGCRRCPLVGICRAGKG, from the coding sequence ATGAAAGCCAGCCTGGAAGCCCTGCGTCGGCGCTACGAAACGGAACCGGCCCTGGCCCTGGACCCCATCGCCGTGCCGCTCCGCTTCCCGGATCCCATGGACCGGGAGCTCACGGCCTTCGTGGCGGCCCATCTCGCCTACGGCAAGGTGGCGCCCATGCTCCGGGCCATCGAAGGCCTGCTGAAGCCCCTGGGGGAAAGGCCGGCGGAATTCCTGCGAAGCCAGGCGGAGCCGGCCCTCCGGGCCGAGCTGGAGGCAGCCTTGCAGGGCTGGGTCTGGCGCTTCCACACGGGCTCGGACCTGGTGCAGTGGCTGCTGGCCTGGAAACGCCTGGACCAGGCGAGCGGCGCGGGCCTGGAAGCGCACCTGCTGCCCGCCCCTGCCGAGACCGCCGACGGGGCTCTTTCGCGTCTGGTGCAGCGATTGCGGGTGGAGCTGCCCCCGACCTATGGCCTGCGCTTCAATCTGCCGGATCCCCTGGAGGGCGCCTCCTGCAAGCGCTGGCGCATGTTCCTGCGCTGGATGGTGCGGGAGGGCTGGCCGGATTTCGGGCTCTGGAAGCGCTATCCCAAGGACCAGCTCGTCATTCCCGTGGACACCCACGTGGCCCGCATCGCCCGCTACGTGGGCCTCACCCAGCGCAACACCGTGGATGGCCGCATGGCCGCCGAGATCACCGCCGCGCTCAAGAAAAGGGACCGCCAGGATCCCCTGAAGTACGACTTCGCCATCTCGCACCTGGGCATCCTCGGCGACTGCCCCGGCGTCCGCGCCCTGCCTGGGTGCAGGCGCTGTCCGTTGGTGGGGATCTGTCGGGCGGGGAAGGGATGA
- a CDS encoding GIY-YIG nuclease family protein, with amino-acid sequence MSTWHVYILRCGDGSFYTGISPDVEARLQAHQAGKGARYTKGRGPFVLVYQESAGTQAEATRREREVKRLTREQKQTLIRS; translated from the coding sequence ATGAGCACTTGGCACGTCTACATCCTGCGCTGCGGCGACGGATCGTTCTACACGGGCATCAGTCCGGATGTGGAGGCCCGCCTGCAGGCCCACCAGGCGGGCAAGGGCGCCCGCTACACCAAGGGCCGCGGACCCTTCGTGCTGGTCTACCAGGAATCCGCCGGCACCCAGGCCGAAGCCACCCGGAGGGAACGCGAAGTCAAACGGCTTACCCGGGAACAGAAGCAGACACTCATCCGGAGTTAG
- a CDS encoding ATP phosphoribosyltransferase: MNLPAGPFSSEPILIAFPKGRLGEELLSRLAGTALALDEAALSSRVLRIPTATPHVQVLLLKGTDLPRYVAAGVASLGIVGSDTLDEVDVDLLELADLKFGACRLSLCGAEGLTLDALKQKPHLRIATKFLKATATWLKREGLTAELVPLQSSVELAPILGLADAIVDLVQTGGTLKAHGLVEISVLGTTSSRLVAARGAYLADPERMRPLAAELIRLLGRG; the protein is encoded by the coding sequence ATGAATCTTCCGGCGGGCCCATTCAGCAGCGAGCCGATCCTCATCGCGTTTCCCAAGGGCCGCCTAGGCGAGGAGCTGCTTTCTCGCCTCGCGGGCACCGCCTTGGCTTTGGATGAAGCGGCTCTGAGCTCCAGGGTCCTGCGCATTCCCACGGCGACGCCCCATGTGCAAGTGCTGCTCCTGAAAGGCACCGATCTGCCCCGCTACGTGGCGGCGGGCGTGGCCAGCTTGGGCATCGTGGGATCGGACACCCTGGATGAAGTGGACGTGGACCTGCTGGAACTCGCGGATCTCAAATTCGGCGCCTGTCGGCTCTCCCTCTGCGGCGCGGAAGGCCTCACCCTCGATGCCCTGAAGCAAAAACCCCACCTGCGCATTGCCACGAAGTTCCTGAAGGCCACGGCCACCTGGCTGAAGCGTGAAGGCCTCACCGCGGAGCTGGTGCCTCTGCAAAGCAGCGTGGAACTGGCGCCCATCCTCGGCCTGGCCGACGCCATCGTGGACCTCGTGCAGACCGGCGGCACCTTGAAGGCCCATGGCCTCGTGGAGATCAGCGTCCTCGGCACCACGTCATCACGCCTCGTGGCCGCCCGCGGCGCCTACCTGGCGGATCCCGAACGGATGCGGCCGTTGGCGGCCGAACTCATCCGGCTGTTGGGCAGGGGCTAA
- a CDS encoding ATP phosphoribosyltransferase regulatory subunit, whose product MATHTPHFPDLLFPGAARLRRWEGLLMGLLAGAGYQELRSSLVMREPHEAASLRFFDGDHLLALRWDYTTALARMLSKRFAEPPPRVSYAGAVFRRANQPWEPVERFEVGCERLHTDEASRDEADVELARLLMAVPATLGLRAAILQIGSAALLRCPMEAERLPDGLADAVARALQRRAPHRVKEALGGHPAAPRLLAHVEALLSESDGLAGLQVLDRSPYASLLKAERGHLQRTLEALSPFVPEGLRLRLDLADVQGLDFYTGPTLRLYAPGAQQELAAGGRYDGLYPFLGKPWFAAGFCVRLSPLLDLAETRPDLFHSLEGAGR is encoded by the coding sequence ATGGCCACGCACACGCCGCATTTTCCCGACCTGCTCTTTCCCGGCGCCGCCCGCCTGCGCCGCTGGGAGGGCCTGCTCATGGGCCTGCTCGCGGGCGCAGGCTACCAGGAACTCCGATCCTCGCTCGTCATGCGGGAGCCCCATGAGGCTGCTTCCTTGCGCTTTTTCGATGGCGACCACCTGTTGGCCTTGCGCTGGGACTACACCACGGCCCTGGCGCGGATGCTGTCGAAGCGGTTCGCGGAACCGCCCCCGCGCGTGAGCTACGCGGGCGCCGTATTCCGCCGGGCCAACCAGCCTTGGGAACCGGTGGAGCGCTTCGAGGTGGGCTGCGAACGGCTCCACACCGACGAGGCCAGCCGCGATGAAGCCGACGTGGAGCTGGCCCGGCTCCTCATGGCCGTGCCCGCAACGCTGGGGCTCCGGGCCGCGATCCTCCAGATCGGCAGCGCCGCGCTGCTGCGGTGCCCGATGGAAGCCGAGCGGCTGCCGGATGGACTGGCCGATGCCGTCGCCCGCGCCCTGCAGCGCCGGGCGCCCCACCGCGTGAAGGAGGCCCTGGGCGGCCATCCCGCCGCGCCGCGGCTGTTGGCCCATGTCGAGGCCCTGCTCTCGGAATCCGACGGCCTCGCCGGATTGCAGGTCCTGGACCGCAGCCCTTATGCCAGCCTCCTGAAGGCCGAACGGGGCCATCTTCAGAGGACCCTGGAAGCCCTGTCGCCCTTCGTTCCCGAAGGCCTGCGCTTAAGGCTGGACCTGGCGGATGTGCAGGGCCTGGACTTCTACACGGGACCGACGCTGCGGCTCTACGCGCCGGGCGCGCAGCAGGAGTTGGCCGCGGGCGGCCGCTATGACGGCCTCTATCCATTCTTGGGCAAACCCTGGTTCGCCGCCGGCTTCTGCGTGCGCCTTTCGCCCCTGCTGGATCTGGCGGAAACGCGGCCCGATCTCTTCCATTCTCTCGAAGGAGCGGGGCGATGA
- a CDS encoding bifunctional phosphoribosyl-AMP cyclohydrolase/phosphoribosyl-ATP diphosphatase HisIE — MQAMNALRLNPNLLHFDETGLIPAVVQGTSGEVRMVGYLNRDALEKTLQSGFVTFWSRSRQTLWTKGEGSGNRLKLVELRADCDHDCLLIIAEPIGPTCHRGTGSCFDDDAAEGPEAVQALEASAATTLPWLDRLERLLQSRKATASLTGSYTRKLFAQGTDRIAKKVVEEAGEVVLAAKNLERESTQANRDDFLGEAADLVFHLELLLVDRGLSLHDVVALLKARHIGRSGK; from the coding sequence ATGCAAGCGATGAACGCGCTCCGGCTCAATCCGAACCTGCTCCACTTCGACGAGACGGGCCTCATTCCCGCGGTGGTGCAAGGGACCTCGGGCGAGGTCCGCATGGTCGGCTACCTGAACCGCGACGCCCTTGAAAAGACCCTCCAATCCGGTTTCGTGACCTTCTGGAGCCGCTCCCGGCAGACCCTGTGGACCAAGGGCGAGGGCAGCGGCAACCGCCTGAAGCTCGTGGAACTGCGCGCGGATTGCGACCACGATTGCCTGCTCATCATCGCGGAACCCATCGGCCCCACCTGCCACCGCGGCACCGGCAGCTGCTTCGATGACGACGCGGCCGAGGGGCCCGAGGCTGTCCAGGCCCTCGAAGCCTCGGCCGCCACGACCCTGCCCTGGCTGGACCGCCTGGAAAGGCTGCTGCAAAGCCGCAAGGCCACCGCGTCGCTGACCGGAAGCTACACTCGGAAGCTCTTCGCCCAGGGCACCGACCGCATCGCGAAGAAGGTGGTGGAAGAAGCGGGCGAGGTGGTGCTGGCCGCCAAGAACCTGGAACGCGAATCCACCCAGGCCAACCGCGACGATTTCCTCGGTGAAGCCGCCGACCTGGTGTTCCACCTGGAGCTGCTGCTGGTGGACCGCGGCCTCAGCCTCCATGATGTGGTCGCGCTGCTGAAGGCCCGCCACATCGGCCGGAGCGGAAAATAA
- the hisF gene encoding imidazole glycerol phosphate synthase subunit HisF, with translation MPAKRVIPCLDVKNGRVVKGIRFQHLRDLGSPVELARRYDAEGADEVVFLDISASEEGRSTQEAWVRQVSRELTIPFTVGGGVAKPEDFTRLLRNGADKVAVNTAAVLDPALVQAAAALVGTQCVVAAVDVKRDPDCGWRVFIKGGKVATGLSALPWLLRLQELGAGEILLTSMDRDGTLEGFDLDLLRAASKLDIPVIASGGAGTESHFLEALEAGADAVLAATLFHEGTLPIARLKKFLSGHGQLMRLEEPCKR, from the coding sequence ATGCCTGCCAAGCGCGTCATTCCCTGCCTCGATGTGAAAAATGGGCGCGTAGTGAAGGGCATCCGCTTCCAGCATCTCCGCGATCTCGGAAGCCCCGTGGAGCTGGCCCGGCGCTACGATGCCGAGGGCGCGGACGAGGTGGTCTTCCTGGACATCAGCGCCAGCGAGGAAGGCCGGTCCACCCAGGAGGCCTGGGTGCGCCAGGTGTCCCGGGAACTTACCATTCCCTTTACGGTGGGTGGCGGCGTGGCCAAGCCCGAAGACTTCACACGGTTGCTGCGGAACGGCGCCGACAAGGTGGCCGTGAACACCGCCGCGGTCCTGGATCCGGCGCTGGTGCAGGCGGCGGCGGCCCTGGTGGGAACCCAATGCGTGGTGGCTGCTGTGGACGTGAAGCGTGACCCGGACTGCGGCTGGCGGGTGTTCATCAAGGGCGGCAAGGTCGCCACCGGCCTATCGGCTCTGCCCTGGCTCCTGCGGCTCCAGGAACTCGGCGCCGGCGAAATCCTGCTCACCTCCATGGACCGCGACGGAACCCTGGAAGGTTTCGATCTGGACCTGCTTCGCGCAGCTTCCAAGCTGGACATTCCAGTCATCGCCTCAGGTGGCGCGGGGACGGAATCGCATTTTCTTGAGGCCCTGGAAGCGGGCGCCGATGCGGTGCTGGCGGCCACGCTCTTCCATGAAGGCACCCTGCCCATCGCCCGCCTCAAGAAATTCTTAAGCGGGCACGGCCAGCTCATGCGATTGGAGGAACCATGCAAGCGATGA
- a CDS encoding 1-(5-phosphoribosyl)-5-((5-phosphoribosylamino)methylideneamino)imidazole-4-carboxamide isomerase, which translates to MIQLIPSLDLLGGGVVRLLHGEADKATRYEVDPELWISQLVDAGAARIHLVDLDGAFGLARQPDFQRLPGLFPKVRFQLGGGLRSRGIIEQVLDSGFDAVVGTLAVEQPRELAGLPADRVIVALDLRGDRVVTKGWQAASSCDSTDVFESLLTLGFTRALVTDVSRDGSLLGPGLEATAWIAKEGFSVQASGGLRSLEDLAALEAIPGVQGAISGKALLEGRIALDDPRTRAALAGGL; encoded by the coding sequence ATGATCCAGCTCATTCCATCCCTCGATCTGCTGGGCGGCGGCGTGGTGCGCCTGCTGCACGGCGAGGCCGACAAGGCCACCCGCTACGAAGTGGACCCCGAACTCTGGATCTCCCAGCTCGTGGACGCCGGGGCGGCCCGCATCCATCTGGTGGATCTGGATGGCGCCTTCGGCCTGGCGCGCCAGCCGGACTTCCAGCGGCTTCCGGGGCTCTTTCCTAAGGTGCGCTTCCAGTTGGGCGGCGGGTTGCGCAGCCGGGGCATCATCGAGCAGGTTCTGGACAGCGGCTTCGATGCGGTGGTGGGCACCTTGGCGGTGGAGCAGCCACGGGAATTGGCGGGCCTGCCCGCGGACCGCGTCATTGTGGCCTTGGATCTGCGGGGGGACCGCGTGGTCACCAAAGGATGGCAGGCGGCCAGTTCCTGCGACTCGACGGATGTCTTCGAGAGCCTGCTCACCCTCGGGTTCACCCGCGCGCTGGTGACCGATGTGAGCCGGGACGGCTCCCTGCTGGGGCCGGGCCTGGAAGCCACCGCCTGGATCGCCAAGGAAGGCTTCTCCGTGCAAGCCTCCGGCGGCCTGCGGAGCCTTGAAGATCTGGCCGCCCTGGAAGCGATCCCAGGCGTCCAGGGCGCCATCAGCGGCAAGGCCCTGCTCGAAGGCCGCATCGCCCTGGATGATCCGCGCACCCGCGCGGCGCTCGCGGGAGGGCTCTGA
- the hisH gene encoding imidazole glycerol phosphate synthase subunit HisH, producing the protein MITLLDYGAGNLTSLEGALDVLGYTHQRAETPAHAAEGGLWLLPGDGHYGSAQRNLQRRGWWAALASRIRQGKPLLGICVGLQLLAEGSEEAPETTGLGVFPGIVRRLGPGVKVPHMGWSRTSQASAHPAFQDGGAGWLYFVHSYALEVGGSTVLTADHGRPFTAVAAHGRVLGFQPHPEKSGAFGRDLLDQSLRWLGAVPK; encoded by the coding sequence ATGATCACGCTGCTGGATTACGGCGCGGGCAACCTGACGTCCCTGGAAGGGGCGCTGGATGTCCTTGGCTACACCCACCAGCGGGCCGAAACGCCCGCCCATGCCGCGGAAGGCGGCCTCTGGCTGCTGCCCGGCGACGGCCACTACGGCTCTGCCCAGCGCAATCTGCAGCGACGCGGCTGGTGGGCCGCGCTGGCATCCAGGATCCGCCAGGGCAAGCCCCTGCTGGGCATCTGCGTCGGCCTGCAGTTGCTGGCCGAAGGCAGTGAAGAAGCTCCGGAGACGACGGGTCTGGGCGTGTTCCCGGGGATCGTGCGCCGCCTCGGCCCGGGCGTGAAAGTGCCCCACATGGGCTGGTCCAGGACCTCGCAGGCCTCCGCCCATCCGGCCTTCCAGGACGGTGGCGCCGGCTGGCTGTACTTCGTCCACAGCTATGCGCTGGAAGTCGGCGGCAGCACCGTGCTCACCGCGGATCACGGCCGCCCCTTCACCGCCGTGGCGGCCCATGGCCGGGTGCTGGGCTTCCAGCCCCATCCCGAGAAATCCGGCGCCTTCGGCCGGGACCTGCTGGACCAGTCCCTGCGCTGGTTAGGGGCCGTGCCAAAATGA
- the hisB gene encoding imidazoleglycerol-phosphate dehydratase HisB, whose translation MRATSLHRATNETNITLSLCLEGGDARISTGLGYFDHMLMQLARHGGFGLEIEATGDLQVDSHHLVEDVGLCLGDALREALGDRRGIARWGEAHVPMDETLARVVVDLSGRPYCVFQAELPKIMLGNGFQVEMVREFFQAFSARGAFNLHAAVLYGENTHHKIEGLFKALARALKQAVRVQGDELPSTKGTLTT comes from the coding sequence ATGAGAGCCACCTCCCTGCACCGCGCCACGAATGAAACGAACATCACCCTGAGCCTCTGCCTCGAGGGAGGAGACGCGCGCATTTCCACAGGCCTCGGCTATTTCGACCACATGCTCATGCAGCTCGCCCGGCACGGCGGGTTCGGCCTGGAGATCGAAGCCACCGGGGACTTGCAGGTGGACAGCCACCACTTGGTGGAGGATGTGGGCTTGTGCCTGGGCGATGCGTTGCGGGAGGCCCTGGGCGACCGCCGGGGCATCGCCCGGTGGGGCGAGGCCCATGTGCCCATGGATGAAACCCTGGCGCGCGTGGTGGTGGATCTCAGCGGCCGGCCCTACTGCGTGTTCCAGGCGGAGCTGCCGAAGATCATGCTCGGAAACGGCTTCCAGGTGGAGATGGTGCGGGAATTCTTCCAGGCCTTTAGCGCCCGCGGCGCGTTCAATCTCCACGCCGCAGTACTCTACGGCGAGAACACCCACCACAAGATCGAAGGGCTGTTCAAGGCCCTCGCCCGGGCCCTGAAGCAGGCGGTCCGCGTGCAGGGCGACGAACTCCCCAGCACCAAGGGGACCTTGACCACATGA